A portion of the Brevundimonas pondensis genome contains these proteins:
- a CDS encoding SH3 domain-containing protein, protein MSSKAVVRFKSFRRIAVIAFVLGAGVLAGAGATMPDGRPTPTGLEVPRWVTLKSSQVRARQGPGLDYQILWEYRAAGLPVQVIAETREWRKICDPDGSVAWIHRTVASGRRSVFNRSAEEILIHSGRSATSSVRARLSPRSIVSLDECEEGWCRVRARKIRGWLPERAVFGTQERALCNAARPAGAGRR, encoded by the coding sequence GTGTCTAGCAAAGCTGTGGTCAGGTTCAAAAGTTTCCGGCGTATCGCCGTCATCGCCTTCGTCCTCGGAGCGGGCGTCCTCGCGGGCGCCGGGGCGACCATGCCTGATGGTCGACCCACCCCGACCGGACTGGAAGTGCCGCGCTGGGTCACGCTGAAATCCTCCCAGGTTCGGGCGCGTCAGGGACCGGGCCTCGACTACCAGATCCTGTGGGAGTACCGCGCCGCCGGCCTGCCCGTGCAGGTGATCGCCGAGACCCGGGAATGGCGCAAGATCTGCGACCCCGACGGCTCCGTCGCCTGGATCCATCGCACCGTGGCGTCTGGCCGCCGCAGCGTCTTCAACCGCTCGGCCGAAGAAATCCTGATCCATTCCGGCCGGTCCGCGACCTCGTCGGTGCGGGCTCGACTGTCGCCGCGTTCTATTGTCTCGCTGGACGAGTGCGAAGAGGGTTGGTGCCGGGTGCGGGCGCGCAAAATTCGCGGCTGGCTGCCCGAGCGCGCCGTGTTCGGAACCCAGGAGCGCGCCCTGTGCAACGCCGCCCGCCCCGCCGGCGCCGGACGTCGGTAG